From the Synergistaceae bacterium genome, the window TCCCTCGCGTTCGAGGATCTGCGCCCTGGCCTCCCGACCTATCACGCTCTGGAAGTAGCGCACGATCTCCGGGTACGGAGCGGGGCCGACCACCGATCCCAGGAGGTAGAAGGCGTCCGTTTCCTCCATCCAGGCGTCGAGGGCTGCGTCGACGGCCTCCTTCAGCGTCGCCTGGCCGTCGTGCACCGGCTGGACCTTGGTGCCGAGCGCCTTCATGCGCGATACGTTAGGGCCCTGGCGCTCCACGTCGACGGCTCCCATGTAGACGGTGCACTCCATTCCCATGAGGGCGGCCGCCGTGGCGCTGGCGGTTCCGTGCATTCCCGCGCCAGTCTCGGCGATCAGGCGTGTCTTGCCCATCTTTTTTGCCAGCAGTGCTTGGCCCAGCGCGTTGTTGATCTTGTGGGCGCCGGTGTGATTAAGGTCCTCCCTCTTCAGGAAGAGGCGTCCGCCACTCAGCTCCCCGGCGAGGTTGACGCACTCCGTGATGGCCGATGGCCTGCCGACGTACTCCTTCAGCAGCTTGTCCAGCTCCCTCTGAAAGCCGGCGTCCCCAACGGCGTCGTCAAACGCTCTCTCCAGTTCTTCGAGCAGCCCGGTGATCCCCTCCGGCACGAATCTGCCGCCGTAATCCCCGTAGTACCCGCGTTTTGTCTGTCCTATTCCCGTCCGTGTCATCTTCTTTTCCTCCTTTGGTTAAAGTCAGTGGTGCTTGTTTTGAAAAACAAAAGGGCCGTCTACACGACGGCCCTGTAAAACCATACAAAAAGGGCCGCAGGAAAAATTCATCCCGCGGCCCCCTGGAAACAGGTCAAAGGCGGCGGGACCCTAGGGCCACCACCACCACGCGTTATTCATGTTGAAAATCCGATCCGGGTTCTTCGATATTTTTTTCATGCGGCGACAATATCACGGCGAAGCAGTCCTGTCAATACCTTTTTCGACGACCATTCCAACTTTTTTACCAAAAGACTGCTATAATCCTACATGGAACGAGGTACGAGGCATGGAAGCACCATGCGGGGCGGAGTGCTTGGCTGAAAGGGTGAGGAAATGGAGACTGCGGTCAAAAGTCAGCCCCTTTTTTTGTTGTTCACAGTCGGTGACAGACGGTTCGCTCTTCCGGCCGAGGAGATCGAGCGCGTGCTGGCAGCGGTCGAGATAATCCCCCTTCCCGATTCCCCTGCGTTTATCAGAGGGGTTGTAAACTATGGCGGCAGGCTTGTCCCGGTGTTCGACCTCAGGGTTCGTTTCGGCATGCCGATGCGCAGAGTTCTTCCAAGCGACTTCATGATACTTGTCAGCAGGGAAGCGCCCGAAGACTATGAGGAGGAAGAACTTTTCATATTTCTCGTCGATCATGTGGAGGGTGTATTCCCCCTGTCGATCGAGAGAGTGTCGTTCCCCGACGACGAGGACGGGCAGCAAGCGGGCTTGATGGCCGG encodes:
- the trpB gene encoding tryptophan synthase subunit beta, translating into MTRTGIGQTKRGYYGDYGGRFVPEGITGLLEELERAFDDAVGDAGFQRELDKLLKEYVGRPSAITECVNLAGELSGGRLFLKREDLNHTGAHKINNALGQALLAKKMGKTRLIAETGAGMHGTASATAAALMGMECTVYMGAVDVERQGPNVSRMKALGTKVQPVHDGQATLKEAVDAALDAWMEETDAFYLLGSVVGPAPYPEIVRYFQSVIGREARAQILEREGRLPDEVVACVGGGSNAIGIFSGFLDDKEVAITGVEPAGKGLQFGIGAHAATLCVGTPGVVHGFNTYVLFDEKGDPAPVHSVAAGLDYPGVGP
- a CDS encoding chemotaxis protein CheW, whose protein sequence is MFTVGDRRFALPAEEIERVLAAVEIIPLPDSPAFIRGVVNYGGRLVPVFDLRVRFGMPMRRVLPSDFMILVSREAPEDYEEEELFIFLVDHVEGVFPLSIERVSFPDDEDGQQAGLMAGDESVVCVRTADSLFSIPDVGRRADDPELPAEGE